A genome region from Deinococcus depolymerans includes the following:
- the deoC gene encoding deoxyribose-phosphate aldolase: MKLAPYIDHTLLKPTATAGDIQKLCAEAREHSFYAVCINPVFIPLAKAELEGSGVKVATVCGFPLGAVSPDQKAVEARLSVEAGADEVDMVIHIGAALANDWDAVQADVRAVRRAIPDSVLKVIIETCYLNEEQKRGATEAAVLGGADFVKTSTGFGTGGATLDDVRLMAQVIAGRAQIKAAGGVRSAQDALDMIEAGATRLGTSGGVALVAGEQSGEGY, from the coding sequence GTGAAGCTTGCGCCGTACATTGACCATACCCTGCTTAAACCCACCGCCACCGCTGGCGATATTCAGAAATTGTGCGCCGAGGCCCGTGAGCATTCGTTCTACGCCGTGTGCATCAACCCGGTGTTCATCCCGCTGGCGAAGGCCGAGCTGGAAGGCAGCGGCGTGAAGGTCGCGACCGTGTGCGGCTTCCCGCTGGGGGCGGTCAGCCCGGACCAGAAGGCCGTGGAGGCCCGCCTGAGCGTCGAGGCCGGCGCGGACGAGGTGGACATGGTGATCCACATCGGCGCGGCCCTGGCGAACGACTGGGACGCCGTGCAGGCCGACGTGCGCGCGGTGCGCCGCGCCATTCCGGACTCGGTGCTGAAGGTGATCATCGAGACCTGCTACCTGAACGAGGAGCAGAAGCGCGGCGCGACCGAGGCGGCCGTGCTGGGCGGCGCGGACTTCGTGAAGACCAGCACGGGCTTCGGCACGGGCGGCGCGACCCTGGACGACGTGCGCCTGATGGCGCAGGTCATCGCGGGCCGCGCGCAGATCAAGGCGGCGGGCGGCGTGCGCAGCGCCCAGGACGCGCTGGACATGATCGAGGCCGGCGCGACGCGCCTGGGCACGTCGGGCGGCGTGGCACTCGTGGCAGGCGAACAGAGCGGCGAGGGGTACTAG
- a CDS encoding OsmC family protein gives MKKTLNVTWLGEQRYLGVSESGHQLLIDNSPTKVGVSPMEALLGALATCTAYDVVEIMKKRRTPLASYRIEVEGERADTDPKRYTHITVRHIASGEGVTDEALGKAAHLSHEKYCSVAATLNSEITVETRVE, from the coding sequence ATGAAGAAGACCCTGAACGTCACCTGGCTCGGAGAACAGCGGTACCTGGGCGTCAGCGAGAGCGGCCACCAGCTGCTGATCGACAACAGCCCCACCAAGGTGGGCGTCTCGCCCATGGAGGCCCTGCTGGGCGCGCTCGCCACCTGCACCGCCTACGACGTGGTCGAGATCATGAAAAAGCGCCGCACGCCGCTGGCCTCGTACCGCATCGAGGTCGAGGGCGAGCGGGCCGACACCGACCCGAAACGCTACACGCACATCACGGTGCGTCACATCGCCAGCGGTGAGGGCGTCACCGACGAGGCGCTCGGCAAGGCCGCGCACCTCAGCCACGAGAAGTACTGCTCGGTCGCCGCGACCCTGAACAGCGAGATCACCGTCGAAACCCGCGTGGAGTGA
- a CDS encoding sensor histidine kinase, with the protein MTHPATQGVPGEGEALRILHLEDSELDHELVTMHVETDLPWPVEITRVEDEPGFLDALSSSPPHLILSDFALPSYDGLSAYRAAHQRLPKVPFIIVTGAMGEETAVDTLREGVTDYILKQRLERLAPSIRRAIAEVESRIRRERAEQEIRQLNLSLQARLEEVERLRNTAERQSQRLEIQAKQLEEALNLQKTFLAETSHELRTPLTALHGYLRRAEREAGGSQTLLDAQRVAENMTRLVNDLLQLSRGELVQSIEMHFMNLGQLLRQVGRDYGVKAPDGVFEIVGDPGRLNQVFINLVTNAIRVTGSPDKVALEISPRPGELEVRVVDHGPGVPDAVKPRIFDKFYRGKEAGSAGLGLTIAQQVVTAHGGTIDVVDTPGGGATFRVRLPLPEEDDETGGDLEPSVDPDDAADARTGNTPDAPGALA; encoded by the coding sequence GTGACCCACCCCGCCACCCAGGGCGTCCCCGGCGAGGGCGAAGCCCTGCGAATCCTGCACCTGGAAGACAGCGAACTCGACCACGAGCTCGTCACCATGCACGTCGAGACCGACCTGCCCTGGCCGGTCGAGATCACCCGGGTCGAGGACGAACCGGGCTTCCTGGACGCCCTGAGCAGCTCGCCCCCGCACCTGATCCTCAGCGACTTCGCGCTTCCCAGCTACGACGGCCTGAGCGCCTACCGCGCCGCGCACCAGCGCCTGCCGAAGGTGCCGTTCATCATCGTGACCGGCGCGATGGGCGAGGAGACCGCCGTGGACACCCTGCGCGAGGGCGTCACCGACTACATCCTCAAGCAGCGCCTCGAGCGGCTGGCGCCCAGCATCCGCCGCGCCATCGCCGAGGTCGAGTCCCGCATCCGCCGTGAACGCGCCGAGCAGGAAATCCGGCAGCTGAACCTCTCGCTGCAGGCCCGCCTGGAGGAAGTCGAGCGGCTACGCAACACCGCCGAACGCCAGAGCCAGCGCCTGGAAATCCAGGCCAAACAGCTCGAGGAAGCCCTGAACCTCCAGAAGACCTTCCTGGCCGAAACCAGCCACGAACTCCGCACCCCGCTGACCGCCCTGCACGGCTACCTGCGCCGCGCCGAACGCGAGGCCGGGGGCAGCCAGACCCTGCTCGACGCGCAGCGCGTCGCGGAGAACATGACCCGCCTCGTGAACGACCTGCTGCAACTCTCACGCGGCGAACTCGTGCAGAGCATCGAGATGCACTTCATGAACCTCGGGCAGCTGCTACGGCAGGTGGGTCGCGACTACGGCGTGAAAGCCCCGGACGGGGTCTTCGAGATCGTCGGCGACCCCGGCCGCCTGAACCAGGTGTTCATCAACCTCGTCACGAACGCCATCCGCGTGACCGGCAGTCCCGACAAGGTCGCCCTGGAGATCTCCCCACGCCCCGGCGAACTGGAAGTCCGGGTGGTCGACCACGGGCCCGGCGTGCCGGACGCCGTCAAGCCGCGCATCTTCGACAAGTTCTACCGCGGCAAGGAGGCCGGGTCCGCCGGCCTGGGCCTGACCATCGCGCAGCAGGTCGTGACCGCGCACGGCGGCACCATCGACGTGGTCGACACGCCCGGCGGCGGCGCCACCTTCCGCGTGCGCCTGCCGCTGCCCGAGGAGGACGACGAGACCGGCGGGGACCTCGAACCGTCTGTCGATCCGGACGACGCGGCAGATGCCCGGACAGGGAACACTCCGGACGCCCCGGGCGCGCTAGCGTGA
- a CDS encoding penicillin-binding transpeptidase domain-containing protein yields MSRAGAAMDRRDRLRRRAGARGRGARATHEGATRVKWSALAFSVGLLALGGRLYQLQVVQYDQYAVRSASNYQRDEVIPALRGEIRTRDGVLLATNRLAVDLVYTGRRDPSDPAQAIPSWDKIVYLAGIKADVLDDGQPREPDRQREAETVLARNIPQEKLSAIYEYTVLVPSLELRERLERVYPQGKMAAHLLGYVQEASQKQVEEDGYTLGDLVGRSGLEYSQQKTLQGRNGLKRREVTAGGKPQTERIITPGQKGQDLTLTIDSTLQRTAERALREGLADVNRGRAKYGKPAEPYTRGAVIAIDPRTNEVLAMASSPAYDPNWFSRVPSPDPKAKNWAFDPNRPLAELDAVTTNRVVQAYNPGSVFKIATTLMYVEKWGNFTTSCVPSYFYGRARFNNWAHYNLGPVDGRKAIAFSCNPWYYDSAARVGPVAYARQLKSRLTELGYNSETGVELVGEKTGLLVDADDYTNPQAPWYPGFGLNMSIGQGDVLVTPAQVVSVMSTIISGGQKRPLTVLKAVNGTPVPRKPAVDVVHNGNTAAFDLVKEGMTWTTSIPTGTARHEIGPLLFPVRTGGKTGTAENGLSRRGGYAYTHAWYEGYGPLSSPNFAVVAFFQNGGEGSGPALKAVKKMFAARWCVTLDEKGSALPLSAQQPCTGELEEMHRVYKVRAQRAAAAARAAGSDAQQP; encoded by the coding sequence GTGAGCCGCGCCGGAGCGGCCATGGACCGCCGGGACCGGCTGCGTCGACGGGCCGGGGCGCGCGGCCGGGGCGCCCGCGCCACGCACGAGGGCGCCACCCGCGTGAAGTGGTCGGCGCTGGCCTTCAGCGTGGGACTGCTGGCACTGGGGGGCCGGCTGTACCAGTTGCAGGTCGTGCAGTACGACCAGTACGCGGTGCGCTCGGCCAGCAACTACCAGCGTGATGAGGTCATCCCGGCGCTGCGCGGCGAGATCCGCACGCGTGACGGCGTGCTGCTCGCCACCAACCGCCTGGCAGTGGACCTGGTGTACACGGGCCGGCGCGATCCCAGCGATCCGGCGCAGGCGATTCCCTCCTGGGACAAGATCGTGTACCTCGCGGGCATCAAGGCGGACGTGCTGGACGACGGGCAGCCGCGCGAACCGGACCGGCAGCGCGAGGCCGAGACGGTCCTGGCGCGGAACATTCCGCAGGAGAAGCTCTCCGCGATCTACGAGTACACCGTGCTGGTCCCCAGCCTGGAACTGCGCGAACGGCTCGAACGGGTGTACCCGCAGGGCAAGATGGCCGCGCACCTGCTGGGGTACGTGCAGGAAGCCAGCCAGAAACAGGTCGAGGAGGACGGCTACACCCTGGGCGACCTGGTGGGCCGCAGCGGCCTGGAGTACAGCCAGCAGAAGACCCTGCAGGGCAGGAACGGCCTGAAACGCCGGGAGGTCACGGCGGGCGGCAAACCGCAGACCGAGCGGATCATCACGCCCGGACAGAAGGGCCAGGACCTGACCCTGACCATCGATTCCACCCTGCAGCGGACGGCCGAACGGGCGCTGCGCGAGGGGCTGGCCGACGTGAACCGGGGCCGCGCGAAGTACGGCAAACCCGCCGAGCCGTACACGCGCGGCGCGGTGATCGCCATTGACCCGCGCACGAACGAGGTGCTGGCCATGGCCAGCAGTCCCGCGTACGACCCGAACTGGTTCTCGCGGGTGCCCAGCCCGGACCCGAAGGCCAAGAACTGGGCGTTCGACCCGAACCGGCCACTGGCCGAGCTGGACGCCGTCACCACCAACCGCGTGGTGCAGGCATACAACCCGGGCAGCGTGTTCAAGATCGCCACGACCCTGATGTACGTGGAGAAGTGGGGCAACTTCACGACCAGTTGCGTGCCGTCGTACTTCTACGGGCGGGCGCGCTTCAACAACTGGGCGCACTACAACCTGGGGCCGGTGGACGGGCGCAAGGCCATCGCGTTCTCCTGCAACCCCTGGTACTACGATTCGGCGGCGCGGGTCGGTCCGGTGGCGTACGCGCGGCAGCTCAAGTCCCGCCTGACGGAACTGGGGTACAACAGCGAGACGGGCGTGGAACTGGTCGGTGAAAAGACCGGCCTGCTCGTCGACGCCGACGACTACACCAATCCGCAGGCACCGTGGTACCCGGGCTTCGGCCTGAACATGAGCATCGGTCAGGGAGACGTGCTGGTCACGCCCGCGCAGGTGGTATCCGTGATGTCCACCATCATCAGCGGCGGGCAGAAGCGCCCACTGACGGTCCTGAAGGCCGTGAACGGCACGCCAGTCCCGCGCAAACCAGCCGTGGACGTGGTCCACAACGGGAACACCGCCGCCTTCGATCTGGTCAAGGAAGGCATGACCTGGACGACCAGCATCCCGACCGGCACGGCACGCCACGAGATCGGCCCGCTGCTGTTCCCGGTGCGGACCGGCGGGAAGACCGGCACCGCCGAGAACGGCCTGAGCCGCCGGGGCGGGTACGCGTACACGCACGCGTGGTACGAGGGGTACGGGCCGCTGTCCAGTCCGAACTTCGCGGTCGTGGCGTTCTTCCAGAACGGCGGCGAGGGTTCCGGGCCGGCGCTGAAGGCCGTGAAGAAGATGTTCGCCGCCCGCTGGTGCGTGACCCTGGACGAGAAGGGCAGCGCCCTGCCGCTCAGCGCGCAGCAACCCTGCACCGGGGAACTCGAGGAGATGCACCGGGTGTACAAGGTCCGGGCGCAGCGGGCGGCTGCGGCGGCCAGGGCGGCCGGCAGCGACGCCCAGCAACCCTGA
- the mreC gene encoding rod shape-determining protein MreC, with product MSEGRRLLLVTLGLLGLSMVTTRFQVVAPSAWRAWTAPITRASVVTADNVRRAYVTLVHERELSREVGALGKQNDLLRQQNELLQREVSRLRQVMNITTTQAPNALGIAQVIAVDPSPLLARLDLNRGSADGVRLRMPVTVPGGLVGQIAEVSEHRSTVVALVDPESSVGVTLQGNRGGRGLARGVPPDRLRAEFSRSVPIRVGDVLVTNSLGGVFPVGIRVGTVEKVMPLGPNDISRTVIVKPSVDVGVIEDVTLLEGL from the coding sequence GTGAGCGAGGGCCGCAGACTCCTGCTGGTCACGCTGGGCCTGCTGGGGCTGAGCATGGTCACCACCCGCTTTCAGGTGGTGGCGCCTTCGGCGTGGCGGGCGTGGACGGCGCCCATCACGCGGGCGTCGGTCGTGACCGCCGACAACGTCCGCCGGGCCTACGTGACCCTGGTGCACGAACGGGAACTCTCGCGCGAGGTGGGAGCCCTCGGGAAGCAGAACGACCTGCTGCGCCAGCAGAACGAACTGCTGCAGCGCGAGGTGTCGCGCCTGAGGCAGGTGATGAACATCACGACCACGCAGGCCCCGAACGCCCTGGGGATCGCGCAGGTCATCGCGGTGGACCCCAGTCCGCTGCTGGCGCGACTGGACCTGAACCGCGGCTCGGCGGACGGCGTGCGGCTGCGCATGCCGGTCACGGTGCCGGGCGGCCTGGTCGGTCAGATCGCGGAGGTCTCCGAGCACCGCTCGACGGTCGTGGCGCTGGTCGATCCGGAAAGCAGCGTCGGGGTCACGCTGCAGGGCAACCGCGGCGGACGGGGCCTGGCGCGGGGTGTGCCGCCGGACCGGCTGCGCGCCGAGTTCTCGCGCAGCGTGCCGATCAGGGTGGGGGACGTGCTGGTCACGAACAGTCTGGGCGGGGTGTTCCCGGTCGGGATCCGGGTGGGAACGGTCGAGAAGGTCATGCCGCTCGGCCCGAACGACATCAGCCGCACCGTGATCGTGAAACCCAGCGTGGACGTCGGCGTGATCGAGGACGTCACGCTGCTGGAGGGCCTGTGA
- a CDS encoding thioredoxin domain-containing protein has protein sequence MNRLARESSPYLAQHAGNPVDWWPWGEEAFAEAARRGVPVLLSVGYSTCHWCHVMAHESFEDEATAAFMNRHFVNVKVDREERPDVDAVYMAATQALTGQGGWPMTVFLTASGEPFYAGTYFPPQDGHGLPSFMRVMGSVERAWREERDKLLGNAQALTAHVREAAQPRPSVGSFGPELLERGVANLRRTFDADRGGFGGAPKFPAPTTLDFLLTRPDGRLMALHTLRRMLAGGLHDQLGGGFHRYSVDDAWRVPHFEKMLYDNAQLTRTLLRAYQVSGDGTFARAARGTLAYLRREMLSPDGGFYSAQDADTPTPDGGVEGLTFTWTPAEVQAALVGGPDHEDAALIARYLGITDPGNFEDPHQRSFGRRSVPFVAAPVPDLAAELGQPEAEVQARLDGLKARLLAARQARTQPGTDDKVLTSWNGLALAAFADAARILREPAYLHIARRNADFVRTHLQLPDGTLRHTWSGAQARVEGLMEDHALYALGLVALFQAGGDPADLHRARELWQIVQRDFWNAEAGVFMASGGRAEALLTRQAQGFDSAVISDNAAGALLALWMDRYFALPGAEDTARRAVQSFRDDMLAAPGGFGGLWQAAAFLHAPHTEVAIIGTPPERAPLEAVAARHALPFTALAFTVAGGDLPVLEARPGGGLGFVCVNRTCDLPTREEAAFDAQLARLD, from the coding sequence ATGAACCGACTTGCCCGGGAAAGCAGTCCGTACCTCGCTCAGCATGCCGGCAACCCGGTGGACTGGTGGCCGTGGGGCGAGGAGGCGTTCGCGGAGGCGGCGCGGCGCGGGGTGCCGGTGCTGCTGTCGGTGGGGTACTCGACCTGCCACTGGTGTCACGTGATGGCGCACGAGAGTTTCGAGGACGAGGCGACGGCGGCGTTCATGAACCGGCACTTCGTGAACGTGAAGGTGGACCGCGAGGAACGCCCGGACGTGGACGCGGTGTACATGGCGGCCACGCAGGCGCTGACCGGGCAGGGTGGGTGGCCCATGACGGTGTTCCTGACCGCGTCGGGCGAACCGTTCTACGCCGGGACGTACTTCCCGCCGCAGGACGGGCACGGCCTGCCGAGTTTCATGCGGGTCATGGGCAGCGTGGAACGCGCCTGGCGTGAGGAACGCGACAAGCTGCTGGGGAACGCGCAGGCGCTGACCGCGCACGTGCGCGAGGCCGCCCAGCCCCGCCCGTCCGTGGGATCGTTCGGGCCGGAGTTGCTGGAGCGGGGAGTGGCGAACCTGCGCCGCACCTTCGACGCGGACCGGGGGGGCTTCGGCGGGGCGCCGAAATTCCCGGCGCCGACCACGCTGGATTTCCTGCTGACCCGCCCGGACGGGCGACTGATGGCGCTGCACACGCTGCGGCGGATGCTGGCGGGCGGCCTGCACGATCAGCTGGGCGGCGGCTTTCACCGCTACAGCGTGGATGATGCGTGGCGGGTGCCGCACTTCGAGAAGATGCTGTACGACAACGCGCAGCTGACGCGCACGCTGCTGCGCGCGTATCAGGTGAGCGGCGACGGGACGTTCGCGCGGGCGGCGCGCGGCACGCTGGCGTACCTGCGCCGCGAGATGCTGTCACCGGACGGCGGGTTCTACAGCGCGCAGGACGCCGACACGCCCACCCCGGACGGCGGCGTGGAGGGCCTGACCTTCACCTGGACGCCCGCCGAGGTGCAGGCCGCGCTGGTGGGCGGGCCGGACCACGAGGACGCGGCGCTGATCGCGCGGTACCTGGGCATCACGGACCCCGGGAACTTCGAGGACCCGCACCAGCGCTCGTTCGGGCGGCGCTCCGTGCCGTTCGTGGCTGCGCCCGTGCCGGACCTGGCGGCCGAACTGGGCCAGCCGGAGGCGGAGGTGCAGGCCCGCCTGGACGGCCTGAAGGCGCGGCTGCTGGCGGCGCGGCAGGCGCGGACGCAGCCCGGCACGGACGACAAGGTCCTGACCTCCTGGAATGGGCTGGCGCTGGCGGCCTTCGCGGACGCGGCCCGCATCCTGCGCGAGCCCGCGTACCTGCACATCGCGCGCCGCAACGCCGACTTCGTGCGCACGCACCTGCAACTGCCGGACGGCACGCTGCGCCACACCTGGAGTGGCGCCCAGGCGCGGGTGGAGGGCCTGATGGAGGACCACGCGCTGTACGCGCTGGGACTGGTCGCGCTGTTCCAGGCGGGCGGCGATCCCGCCGACCTGCACCGGGCGCGCGAGCTGTGGCAGATCGTGCAGCGGGACTTCTGGAACGCGGAGGCGGGCGTGTTCATGGCGTCCGGCGGCCGGGCCGAGGCGCTGCTGACCCGGCAGGCGCAGGGCTTCGACAGCGCCGTGATCAGCGACAACGCCGCCGGGGCGCTGCTGGCCCTGTGGATGGACCGTTACTTCGCGCTGCCCGGCGCCGAGGACACGGCGCGGCGTGCCGTGCAGAGCTTCCGTGACGACATGCTGGCCGCCCCCGGCGGCTTCGGGGGGCTGTGGCAGGCCGCCGCGTTCCTGCACGCGCCGCACACCGAGGTCGCCATCATCGGCACGCCGCCGGAGCGGGCGCCGCTGGAGGCGGTCGCGGCCCGTCACGCGCTGCCGTTCACGGCGCTGGCCTTCACGGTAGCGGGCGGTGACCTGCCGGTGCTGGAGGCCCGGCCCGGCGGGGGCCTGGGCTTCGTGTGCGTGAACCGCACCTGTGACCTGCCCACCCGCGAGGAGGCGGCGTTCGACGCGCAGCTGGCCCGCCTGGACTGA
- a CDS encoding transglutaminase family protein has translation MAQPPSATLPDPDRFQTPIRIRAGFRLTFDVPYPTPMLFVVQPSDRLQPTGTRQRILDQRSLGATGLHTYTDTHGNTVWRALAPAGTFTVGHDLIARITRHADPILPALPKTPVEALPDDTITYLLPSRYVDSDLISDDAWARFGHIQGGWATVQAICDHLHSECVYGAGSTSSTTASQALGSGRAVCRDFAHMGVAYCRALNIPARYVCGYLPDIDIKPDPVPMDFHAWFEAFLDGQWRTFDARHNRPRAGRVVIAQGRDASDVAFTTTFGNARLTSMTVWADEAPDSMTLDDPPNPRVF, from the coding sequence ATGGCCCAGCCCCCCAGCGCGACCCTCCCCGACCCTGACCGGTTCCAGACCCCCATCCGGATTCGCGCCGGGTTCCGCCTGACCTTCGACGTGCCGTACCCCACCCCCATGCTGTTCGTCGTGCAGCCCAGCGACCGCCTGCAGCCCACCGGCACCCGCCAGCGCATCCTCGACCAGCGGTCCCTCGGTGCCACTGGCCTGCACACCTACACCGACACGCACGGCAACACCGTCTGGCGCGCCCTGGCGCCCGCCGGGACCTTCACGGTCGGGCACGACCTGATCGCCCGCATCACCCGCCACGCCGACCCCATCCTGCCGGCCCTGCCGAAAACGCCGGTCGAGGCCCTGCCGGACGACACCATCACGTACCTGCTGCCCAGCCGCTACGTGGACAGCGACCTGATCAGCGACGACGCCTGGGCACGTTTCGGGCACATCCAGGGCGGCTGGGCGACCGTGCAGGCCATCTGCGACCACCTGCACAGCGAATGCGTGTACGGCGCCGGCAGCACCAGCAGCACCACCGCCAGTCAGGCGCTCGGCAGCGGCCGCGCCGTGTGCCGGGACTTCGCGCACATGGGCGTCGCGTACTGCCGCGCCCTGAACATCCCCGCCCGCTACGTCTGCGGGTATCTGCCCGACATCGACATCAAGCCCGACCCGGTCCCCATGGACTTCCACGCGTGGTTCGAGGCGTTCCTGGACGGCCAGTGGCGCACCTTCGACGCGCGGCACAACCGCCCACGCGCGGGCCGCGTGGTGATCGCGCAGGGCCGCGACGCCTCGGACGTGGCCTTCACCACCACCTTCGGCAACGCCCGCCTGACCAGCATGACCGTCTGGGCCGACGAGGCCCCGGACAGCATGACCCTGGACGACCCGCCCAACCCGCGCGTGTTCTGA
- the rpiA gene encoding ribose 5-phosphate isomerase A, giving the protein MTTDLEALKKEAAIRAVALVGSGMRVGLGTGSTAKYAIEEIGRRLGSGELSGVTGVATSEASDALARQVGIPVEPLDPRPLDIAIDGADEIDPALNLIKGLGGALLREKLTEVQARQLVIIADHTKLVTRIGEKAPLPIEIARFGFLSTIERLRAVLPAGRLRQNGAQPYVTDNGNLIFDAQIPEGHDIHALERQLKGTLGVIDTGLFLGMAQVAFVAAPDGVQELRPQ; this is encoded by the coding sequence ATGACCACCGACCTGGAAGCCCTGAAAAAGGAGGCCGCCATCCGCGCCGTCGCCCTGGTCGGCAGCGGCATGCGCGTGGGCCTGGGCACCGGCAGCACCGCGAAGTACGCCATCGAGGAGATCGGCCGCCGCCTGGGCAGCGGTGAACTGAGCGGCGTGACCGGCGTCGCCACCAGCGAGGCCAGCGACGCCCTGGCCCGGCAGGTCGGCATTCCCGTCGAGCCGCTCGACCCGCGCCCGCTGGACATCGCCATCGACGGCGCCGACGAGATCGACCCGGCCCTGAACCTGATCAAGGGCCTGGGCGGGGCGCTGCTGCGCGAGAAACTCACCGAGGTGCAGGCCCGGCAGCTCGTGATCATCGCGGACCACACCAAACTCGTGACCCGCATCGGCGAGAAGGCCCCGCTGCCCATCGAGATCGCCCGCTTCGGCTTCCTGAGCACCATCGAACGCCTGCGTGCCGTGCTGCCCGCCGGCCGCCTGCGCCAGAACGGCGCGCAACCCTACGTGACCGACAACGGCAACCTGATCTTCGACGCGCAGATCCCCGAGGGGCACGACATCCACGCGCTGGAACGGCAGCTGAAAGGCACCCTGGGCGTGATCGACACCGGCCTGTTCCTGGGCATGGCACAGGTGGCGTTCGTCGCCGCGCCGGACGGCGTGCAGGAACTCCGCCCCCAGTAA
- a CDS encoding Maf family nucleotide pyrophosphatase, producing the protein MTAPRVVLASGSPRRRELLGGLGVTFEVIVSGEDEDSSQSDPHALAAELALLKGRSVARAHPDAVVLAADTVVAVGADLLAKPATAAENEAFLRRLSGRTHDVYTGVAALRGAAESVEVARTRVTFRTLDDAEIAHYAATGEGLDKAGGYGVQGLGMALVERLDGEYSNVVGFPLSVVIRLLRGCGVPVWGSLGSAAGAAGA; encoded by the coding sequence GTGACCGCGCCGCGGGTGGTGCTGGCGTCCGGCAGTCCCCGGCGGCGTGAGCTGCTGGGCGGCCTGGGCGTGACCTTCGAGGTGATCGTCAGCGGCGAGGACGAGGACAGCAGCCAGAGCGACCCGCACGCGCTGGCGGCGGAGCTCGCGCTCCTGAAGGGCCGCTCGGTGGCGCGCGCGCACCCGGACGCGGTGGTGCTGGCGGCCGACACGGTGGTCGCGGTGGGCGCGGACCTGCTGGCCAAGCCCGCCACGGCCGCCGAGAACGAGGCGTTCCTGCGCCGGCTGTCGGGCCGCACGCACGACGTGTACACCGGCGTGGCGGCCCTGCGCGGCGCGGCCGAATCGGTCGAGGTGGCCCGCACCCGCGTGACCTTCCGCACGCTGGACGACGCCGAGATCGCGCATTACGCCGCGACGGGCGAGGGCCTGGACAAGGCCGGCGGGTACGGCGTCCAGGGCCTGGGCATGGCGCTGGTCGAGCGGCTGGACGGCGAGTACTCGAACGTGGTGGGCTTTCCGCTGTCGGTCGTGATCCGGCTGCTGCGCGGCTGCGGCGTGCCGGTCTGGGGCAGCCTGGGCAGCGCCGCGGGGGCCGCCGGGGCGTGA
- the mreD gene encoding rod shape-determining protein MreD, with product MRSIYPAPRGPLRWVKLIVYAALLTAAQGILSRLSDAAGIPAPDLFLLTGAALVWRLPPPWAVLAAYGVGLGQDLLGSGTLGLHAAGVAGGALFTLLVRRYVADSGLFQSLLTVLMAVLGEWFTFLILNYWLRADLITADLLRTTVPLVFAGTLLLYPLWDRLVSWTFGSRSGPEEHLA from the coding sequence ATGAGAAGCATCTACCCTGCCCCGCGCGGCCCGCTGCGCTGGGTGAAACTGATCGTGTACGCGGCCCTGCTGACCGCCGCGCAGGGAATCCTGTCGCGCCTGTCGGACGCTGCCGGGATTCCCGCACCGGACCTGTTCCTGCTGACCGGCGCCGCGCTGGTCTGGCGCCTCCCGCCTCCCTGGGCGGTGCTGGCCGCGTACGGCGTGGGCCTGGGCCAGGACCTGCTGGGCAGCGGCACGCTGGGTCTGCACGCGGCAGGTGTGGCGGGAGGGGCGCTGTTCACGCTGCTGGTGCGCCGCTACGTGGCAGATTCCGGGCTGTTCCAGTCGCTGCTGACGGTCCTGATGGCCGTGCTGGGCGAGTGGTTCACGTTCCTGATCCTGAACTACTGGCTGCGCGCGGACCTGATCACCGCCGACCTGCTGCGCACCACGGTCCCGCTGGTCTTCGCGGGGACGCTGCTGCTGTACCCGCTGTGGGACCGGCTGGTGTCGTGGACCTTCGGGTCGCGCAGCGGACCCGAGGAGCACCTCGCGTGA
- a CDS encoding peroxiredoxin, which produces MTEPNTPPQVGQPFPTFALPDAQGHTHTLSDYAGKYVVLYVYPKDDTPGCTKEACDFRDNATLKAHGAAILGVSADDAGSHARFAEKYSLPFPLLSDDGAAFLRQVGSYGTKNMYGKVTEGIKRQTFLIAPDGTLVKSWLAVKVDGHADHVAAAIEKHRAQGAA; this is translated from the coding sequence ATGACCGAACCCAACACCCCGCCGCAGGTCGGCCAGCCGTTCCCCACCTTCGCCCTGCCCGACGCCCAGGGCCACACCCACACCCTGAGCGACTACGCCGGGAAGTACGTCGTGCTGTACGTGTACCCCAAGGACGACACGCCCGGCTGCACGAAGGAAGCCTGCGACTTCCGGGACAACGCCACCCTGAAGGCGCACGGGGCCGCCATTCTGGGCGTCAGCGCCGACGACGCCGGCAGCCACGCCCGCTTCGCGGAGAAGTACTCGCTGCCCTTCCCGCTCCTGAGTGACGACGGCGCCGCCTTCCTGCGCCAGGTCGGGTCGTACGGCACCAAGAACATGTACGGCAAGGTCACCGAGGGCATCAAACGCCAGACCTTCCTGATCGCCCCGGACGGCACCCTGGTGAAATCCTGGCTGGCCGTGAAGGTCGACGGGCACGCCGACCACGTGGCCGCCGCCATCGAGAAACACCGCGCGCAGGGGGCCGCATGA